One stretch of Aeromicrobium fastidiosum DNA includes these proteins:
- a CDS encoding ubiquitin-like small modifier protein 1, giving the protein MSINVRIPTILRTYTQEQSQVTAEGATLTEVLDSLEASFPGIRARVVDDEGKLRRFVNIYVAEEDVRFSQGLETPTPDGSQVSIIPAVAGGS; this is encoded by the coding sequence GCATCCCCACGATCCTGCGCACCTACACGCAGGAGCAGTCGCAGGTCACCGCCGAGGGAGCCACCCTGACCGAGGTGCTCGACTCGCTCGAGGCGAGCTTCCCGGGCATCCGGGCGCGCGTCGTCGACGACGAGGGCAAGCTGCGCCGGTTCGTCAACATCTACGTCGCCGAGGAGGACGTCCGCTTCTCGCAGGGCCTCGAGACCCCCACGCCGGACGGCTCCCAGGTGTCGATTATCCCCGCCGTTGCCGGCGGCAGCTGA